One genomic region from Chlamydia poikilotherma encodes:
- a CDS encoding DUF5407 family protein — protein MSGSGSSCSAFNFNDMLNGVCKYVQGVQQYLTELETSTQGTVDLGTMFNLQFRMQILSQYMEAVSNILTAVNTEMITMARAVKGS, from the coding sequence ATGAGTGGTAGCGGAAGTAGTTGCTCAGCATTTAATTTTAATGACATGCTTAATGGCGTATGTAAATACGTCCAAGGTGTGCAACAATATTTAACAGAATTAGAAACCTCAACGCAAGGTACCGTTGACTTAGGTACGATGTTTAATTTGCAATTTCGTATGCAAATTTTATCACAGTACATGGAAGCAGTATCCAACATCTTGACAGCTGTGAACACAGAGATGATCACTATGGCAAGAGCTGTTAAAGGAAGTTAA
- a CDS encoding glutamyl-tRNA reductase has protein sequence MVLGVVGISYREAALKEREAVINILKDFEANSLFSQRFFSRDESFVLLLTCHRAEIYYFSKSNSNVQSELLARISALGARPYCYQGLACFTHLFTVTSGMDSLIFGETEIQGQVKRAYIKAKTERELPFALHFLFQKALKEGKDFRSQVSLSYPVVTIESVVEETLDLHGKSTKDKLLFIGYSDINRKIANGLSAKGYRNLIFCSRKNISMPYDTVARSQLSFREPYDVIFFGSSESAKDFSGLSLESLASIPSRVIFDFNVPRTFTLMERPKDIICLDMDFISERVQKKLQISKQCTNKEKPFLALAARKQWEVYEQKCSHIPSSQVRASCPKLLIL, from the coding sequence ATGGTCTTAGGGGTTGTTGGAATTAGCTATCGAGAGGCTGCTTTAAAAGAAAGAGAAGCAGTTATTAATATCTTAAAGGATTTTGAAGCTAATTCGTTATTTTCTCAACGTTTTTTCAGTAGAGACGAATCTTTCGTTTTACTACTTACATGTCATAGAGCTGAAATTTACTATTTTTCTAAAAGCAATAGTAATGTTCAATCAGAATTGCTTGCGCGAATTTCTGCTTTGGGAGCACGCCCTTATTGTTATCAAGGATTAGCATGCTTCACCCATTTATTTACTGTTACTAGTGGTATGGATAGCTTGATTTTTGGTGAGACAGAAATTCAGGGGCAGGTGAAACGTGCTTATATTAAGGCGAAAACAGAAAGAGAATTACCTTTCGCTCTACATTTTCTATTTCAGAAGGCTTTAAAAGAAGGAAAGGATTTTCGCTCTCAAGTCTCTTTGTCTTATCCTGTTGTAACGATAGAGTCTGTAGTTGAGGAAACTCTAGACTTGCATGGTAAATCAACAAAAGACAAACTTTTATTTATCGGTTACTCGGATATTAATCGGAAGATCGCAAATGGGTTGAGTGCGAAAGGTTACCGAAATCTAATTTTTTGCTCTCGAAAAAATATTTCCATGCCCTACGATACAGTGGCTCGTAGTCAACTTTCTTTTAGGGAACCTTATGATGTCATTTTCTTTGGATCTTCGGAATCAGCTAAAGATTTTTCCGGATTGTCTTTAGAAAGTTTGGCAAGCATCCCAAGTCGTGTGATTTTTGATTTTAATGTTCCACGGACTTTTACTTTAATGGAACGTCCAAAAGATATCATATGTTTGGATATGGATTTTATTAGCGAGCGTGTGCAGAAGAAACTTCAAATTAGTAAGCAATGTACAAATAAAGAAAAACCATTTTTAGCTCTAGCAGCAAGAAAACAATGGGAAGTTTATGAACAAAAGTGCTCACATATACCTTCGAGCCAGGTTCGAGCTTCTTGTCCTAAGCTGTTGATTCTTTAG
- the sctD gene encoding type III secretion system inner membrane ring subunit SctD, translating into MGARLIIDKGPLSGFVLVLEEGTSWSIGRDEATSDIQLEDPKLADTQVVISKEEGVYSVTNLDSTHPVTVNGKEIIETTSLQNGDSLTFGSNQYSFFTNEFDPEDVVYDFDFSSKNTTNVSPEPADSKKKTKKKSKSSQDNEKKPSSSKQQDSSDASPNDKDKELAEAFLASAKSEKKTSDQKVDKVDIDTLPDSGTKKKKSPLGDVKNTETQHATMEENGALPNQNQQPLPDSDSPKQEQSQEGDRPKEGEPVKESPASKKEEVTPQGPTTDENQDVEDSHHDKETSEETTDNKEEAEEKPEEENQEENKKADKAEVLSPFNVQDLFRFDQGIFPAEIDDIVQKNVSVDLSQPSRFLLKVLAGANIGAEFHLDTGKSYILGSDPASADIVFNDLSVSHRHAKIIVSNDGSTMLEDLGSKNGIIIEGKKIEHSSTLSSNQVVALGTTLFLLIDHLAPADTIVASFAPEDYGLFGRPQDAEEVAEQAAQEEEEKRKRATLPTGSFILTLFIGGLAILFGIGTASLFHTKEVVPIENVDFQEDIERVVNTFPTVRYTFNKNNGQLFLIGHVKNSIDKSELLYKMDALSFIKSIDDNVIDDEAVWQEINILLSKRVEFKGVSMHSPEPGQFVITGYLKTEEQAVCLSDYLNVHFNYLSLLENKVIIESQMLKAIAGQLLQSGFANIHVAFVNGEVVLTGYVNNADGEKFRSVVQEISNLPGVRLVKNFVVLLPVEEGIIDLNLRYPSRYRVTGYSKYGDVSINVVVNGRILTRGDVVDGMTVTSIQPNCIFLEKEGLKYKIEYNK; encoded by the coding sequence ATGGGTGCACGTTTAATTATTGATAAAGGCCCGTTGTCAGGATTTGTTTTAGTTCTTGAAGAAGGAACAAGCTGGTCAATCGGAAGGGATGAGGCAACTAGTGATATTCAGCTAGAAGATCCTAAGCTTGCTGATACTCAGGTTGTTATAAGTAAAGAAGAGGGTGTTTATTCTGTTACAAACTTAGACAGTACACATCCTGTTACTGTAAATGGAAAAGAGATAATAGAGACAACATCTCTGCAAAACGGTGATAGCTTAACATTTGGCAGTAATCAATATTCTTTTTTCACGAATGAATTTGATCCTGAAGATGTTGTTTACGATTTTGACTTTTCTTCAAAAAATACAACTAATGTCTCGCCTGAACCTGCCGATAGTAAAAAGAAGACGAAGAAGAAAAGCAAGTCTTCACAGGACAATGAAAAAAAACCTTCTTCTTCAAAGCAGCAAGATTCTTCCGATGCTTCTCCTAATGATAAAGACAAAGAACTTGCTGAAGCTTTCTTAGCTTCTGCAAAGTCAGAGAAGAAAACTTCCGATCAAAAGGTAGATAAGGTAGATATAGATACGCTACCCGATTCCGGAACAAAAAAGAAAAAATCCCCATTGGGGGATGTGAAAAATACTGAAACCCAGCATGCTACTATGGAAGAAAACGGAGCCTTGCCTAATCAAAATCAGCAGCCGTTGCCAGATTCTGACTCTCCTAAGCAGGAACAGTCTCAAGAAGGTGATCGGCCTAAAGAAGGTGAGCCTGTCAAAGAATCTCCCGCTTCTAAAAAAGAAGAAGTCACTCCCCAAGGACCTACAACTGATGAGAATCAGGATGTAGAAGATTCACATCACGACAAAGAAACTTCTGAAGAAACGACTGATAACAAAGAAGAAGCTGAAGAGAAGCCCGAAGAGGAAAATCAAGAAGAGAACAAAAAAGCTGACAAAGCTGAAGTCTTGTCTCCGTTTAATGTGCAAGATCTCTTTAGATTTGATCAGGGTATTTTTCCTGCAGAAATAGATGACATTGTTCAAAAAAATGTTTCTGTAGATCTTTCTCAGCCCTCGCGCTTTTTATTAAAAGTATTGGCTGGAGCCAATATCGGTGCAGAATTTCATTTGGATACGGGAAAATCTTACATTTTAGGTAGCGATCCTGCATCTGCAGATATTGTCTTTAATGATCTTAGCGTCTCACATCGCCATGCAAAAATCATCGTAAGTAACGATGGTTCTACCATGTTGGAAGATCTGGGTAGTAAAAACGGTATAATCATTGAAGGGAAGAAAATAGAGCACAGCTCTACCCTAAGTTCCAATCAAGTTGTTGCTCTAGGAACAACTTTATTTTTACTGATAGATCATCTTGCTCCTGCGGATACAATTGTAGCCTCATTTGCTCCAGAAGATTACGGTTTATTTGGGCGTCCTCAAGATGCTGAAGAAGTGGCTGAGCAAGCTGCTCAGGAAGAAGAAGAAAAACGTAAACGAGCTACTCTCCCTACAGGATCATTTATACTTACGTTGTTTATTGGTGGCTTAGCTATACTTTTCGGCATAGGTACAGCTTCTTTATTCCATACGAAAGAAGTCGTCCCTATCGAGAATGTGGACTTTCAAGAAGACATCGAACGTGTAGTAAATACATTTCCGACAGTTCGTTACACATTTAATAAAAATAACGGACAGCTCTTTTTAATCGGACATGTAAAAAATAGTATTGATAAAAGTGAGCTTCTCTATAAAATGGACGCTTTGTCTTTCATCAAATCTATTGATGACAACGTTATTGATGACGAGGCTGTCTGGCAAGAAATTAATATATTGTTATCAAAAAGAGTAGAGTTTAAGGGCGTGAGTATGCATTCTCCCGAACCTGGCCAATTCGTGATAACAGGATATCTAAAAACAGAAGAGCAGGCTGTGTGTCTCTCTGATTATCTTAATGTGCATTTCAACTATCTTTCCCTACTTGAGAATAAGGTAATCATAGAATCACAAATGTTGAAAGCTATTGCTGGTCAACTTTTGCAATCAGGATTTGCAAATATTCATGTAGCCTTTGTTAATGGCGAAGTTGTTCTTACTGGATATGTAAACAATGCGGATGGGGAGAAATTCCGTTCTGTTGTTCAGGAGATCTCTAATTTGCCTGGCGTACGTCTTGTGAAAAACTTTGTTGTTTTGTTACCTGTTGAAGAAGGGATAATAGATTTAAATTTGCGGTATCCTAGCCGTTATCGTGTAACCGGGTATTCAAAATATGGTGACGTAAGCATTAATGTTGTAGTCAATGGTAGGATTTTGACCCGCGGTGACGTTGTCGATGGAATGACGGTAACAAGCATCCAACCGAACTGTATCTTTTTAGAGAAGGAAGGGTTGAAATATAAAATCGAGTACAATAAATAG
- a CDS encoding CesT family type III secretion system chaperone, whose protein sequence is MLEKLIKNFATYIGITSTLEFDADGAYVLPISDLVKIRVLQNADNEIVFSAFLGELAPSVDTNKVYLQMMVANLFGRETGGSALGLDSEGHVVMTRRIPEEVSYEDFAGYIESFMNFSETWLEDLGLNKAQQGQ, encoded by the coding sequence ATGTTGGAGAAATTGATAAAAAATTTTGCCACGTATATTGGTATAACGTCAACCCTCGAATTCGATGCTGATGGAGCATATGTCTTGCCTATAAGTGATCTTGTCAAGATACGTGTACTACAAAATGCAGATAATGAAATTGTGTTTAGTGCTTTCTTAGGGGAGTTGGCTCCTTCTGTGGATACAAATAAAGTATACTTACAAATGATGGTAGCGAACTTGTTTGGTAGAGAAACAGGAGGTAGCGCTTTAGGATTGGATTCCGAAGGCCATGTTGTCATGACACGTAGAATTCCCGAAGAAGTTTCATATGAAGATTTTGCTGGTTACATAGAGAGTTTTATGAATTTTTCTGAAACCTGGCTAGAAGATTTGGGACTAAATAAAGCACAACAAGGACAATAG
- a CDS encoding DUF5398 family protein, whose amino-acid sequence MFNMENTAAKEDKSSHQLFDLEKDMQDLSKAQEIKANVQDKVQKLNASLREGSDKAFFEKQQALLAGYLALQKVLGRMNRKMV is encoded by the coding sequence ATGTTTAATATGGAAAATACAGCTGCTAAAGAAGATAAATCTTCTCATCAGTTGTTTGATTTAGAGAAAGACATGCAGGATCTGAGTAAAGCTCAGGAGATCAAAGCTAATGTGCAGGATAAAGTGCAAAAATTGAATGCTTCTCTTCGAGAAGGTTCTGATAAAGCATTTTTTGAGAAACAACAAGCATTGTTAGCAGGATATCTAGCCCTTCAGAAAGTTCTCGGGCGGATGAACCGCAAAATGGTTTAA